The DNA segment TCACCGTCTCCTGTGAACACAACAACATCGAGGTCAGGATTTGCAAGTTTCAGTCCTGTTGCAAATGCTATTGGTCTTCCATGGGTTGTGTGGAGTGAATCACACTTCACGTAGCCGGGTATTCTTGATGAACACCCTATACCTGAAACGAGTACAAGGTTGTCAAAGTCCATTTCTGCAAGTTCCATGGCATTGAAGAATGCGTTCATGACGATACCATTCCCACATCCTGGGCAGAAGATGTTTGGAAGTCTTTCCTTCCGGAGGTACTTCATAAAACGGCTTTCCTTCTTTTCATCCATCTTATCTCATCTCCGTGTTACAGTATATCCTTAAATTCTGTATTATCATTAAATTTATTTTTAAATTAATATTTAGAAGTTATTTGTCTGAAATAATATTATTTAACTTAATTAAACAGATGTTCCAAATTTGAAGCTTTTTTAATGGATATTAACAATTTTAATCATTAATTGTTTCAATCTGATCTTATTTTTTCAAGTATTTCCTCAGGTAAATGCATTTCTCCACCGATCTTTGGGAGGAGTTCAACTTCTTTATCCCTGAGAACCCTTTGAACCTCGTAAAATACCTGTCCAAGGTTCATCTCTACAACCAAAATTTTTTTGGCATTGCTCACGGCCTGGATCAGTTTTTCTTCAGGGAATGGCCAGACAGTTTCAAGCTTCACAAAACCTGCCTTTATACCCTCTTCTCTTGCATTTTTAACTGCTGTAAGGACTGACCTTGATGGTGCACCGTAAGATACAACCACAACCTCTGCATCATCTGTGAAGGTTGTTTTGATCCGGGTTATTTCATCCCTGTTTTTCAGGATCTTGTCACATAACCTTGTAACCAGTTTTGAATGGGTTTTGGGGTTGGATGCATCTGGATATCCCCTTTCATCATGGGTCAATCCTGTTATGTGCATCTTGTAACCATCACCGAAAGCAGGCATTCTTGAAGTTCCAGTGGGATCCGCCCTGTAGGGCAGGAAATTTTCAGGAGATTCTTCAGGCATCTTTCTTGGTGTGATGTCAACGTGTTCAGGTATGGTGATCTTCTCCCTCATATGGCCAACGATTTCATCGCTCATTACCATAACTGGTACACGGTACTTTTCAGCCAGGTTGAATGCTTCAACTGTGAAGTCAAAACATTCCTGGACAGATGATGGTGAAAGAGTTATTACTTCGTAGTCTCCATGGGATCCCCAGCGTGCCTGCATCATGTCGCTCTGGGAGGCCATTGTTGGCTGGCCAGTGGATGGTGATCCACGCTGCATGTTCACGATTACAATGGGTGTTTCTGTCATGGCTGCGTATCCCATATGCTCCATCATCAGGGAGAATCCTGGGCCTGAAGTGGCAGTCATTGCCTTCATACCGCCCCAAACAGCACCTATAACAGCACCAAGTGCCGATATTTCGTCTTCCATCTGTATGAATGAACCTCCCTCCCGTGGGAGGAAAACTGCCATGTCTTCGGCTATTTCAGTTGAGGGGGTGATTGGGTATCCTGCAAAGAACCTGCAGCCCGCCTTAATGGCACCCCTGGCACAGGCCTCATTTCCCTGTATAAAGAATTGATCAGTCTTCATCTTCTTCATCCACCCTTATTGCTTGATCTGGACACATAAGAGTGCAAGTACCGCATCTGGTGCATCTTTCCCCATGAACTGGTACTGGCAGGCGCACACCCTTTTTATTGGGTGTTTTTGACTGCTCATAAACCTTCCTGGGACAGAACTCAGTGCAGATATTGCATCCCTTGCATAAGTTCTCATTAACGGTTATCATATTCATTCCCTAATTTATGGTAATTAAACAGAAATTTATCAATATATGATGTATAGCCCTAATAATATAAAAATTAATGCAGAATTAGTGGAGTTCTTATAAAGTGATCCAAACTGTGTGAATTAAAATTAGTATCATTAAAAAGGACAAAGTTCATTTAAGTCATAGCATCATCCAAACCCGGAACATGATTAAAATATTTGCTATTAAAGATTCAAGCTCATAATCACTTATTTTTATAATTTTAAATGGCTAATTTTGTTTTAACCGAGTAAATTTTGATGGTACCTTTAACACCGTTTTCTGAAATTACAAGGCTTTTAATTGCAGAATTATTTAAATTAAAAGTACATGTTTATTTTGATTCTCATTAAAAAATGGAATACCTTTGTTGTAAATTATATTTCCATTAAATTGAGCTATTGACTGCCTACCCTTTACATCAGCATTATAACCCATATTAAAAGACCATGGGTGCCTGTACTTACTGGTGCCCATGATAAATTGTAATTTATCCTAATATTCATGGTTCCTGAAGGTATGGTAACAACGGTGTCCTCTACTGAATCCATTCCACCTACGTTATAACTTCCTATTAGCGTGCTTTTGGTAGTTGTTAAAGTGTTGTTGGTAGTTACAGTGTGGGTTAATACGAATGGTATCAAACAACAAGGAAAACCAAAGCCCCAATCCCCATTAAAATCCGTTTTTTAGTTTATCCCAGACCTTGAACCAGCCTCAGATTCTGATTCTTCATCCAGTGACAAAACCTCACTAAATTTTAAAGTGCCTCCACACTCACACTTATCACTGAAATCCTCAGGAGACTCCCCAGGCTGTAACTGGTAGTATCCTCCACATTTCTCACAGACTAAATATCCATTGCTTTCAGATAGATAGAATAATGCTGCGGATCTGTAGATGTAGATCTCTATGTAGGGAACTATGAGCAATTGGATTAACAGAACCCCTACAATTTTAAGCGAAGCTAAACTGAAAAGGGCTACAATGAAAGCTCCTATAATTATAACAATTAAACCAATGATTATGGCACTTATATACAATTTTACAAGGTTACCCCATCCAATATTAGAGATCTTCTTGAATATTTCGCGGACTTCAAATGCTGCCCCAAGATCATCATAAAATGCCATATTTGCCAATGCCATTAAAAATACCGGAAGCATTACAATCAAGTAAAAAATTGCAATTAAAATCAAAATTCCAAGGAGTATTACAACACTATTTCCCATAATGCCCGCAGTTAAACCTAAACCTAATCCACCAACTATCATAATCAAGAAAAAAGGAAGGATATAACCGATAACAACCACAAATATTTTAATACCATCTACAAACAGGTCAAACCCATTGTTAAAATCTGGGAGTTCTTCAAAACCAGCTAAAGAATATTTCAGAATTCTGATCTTATACCCATATACAAATAACCCAAATATTAACCCAAAAAGACCTGAAATGGCTAATAAGATCAGAGTAATACCTGCAGATTGGAGAACACCCATAGATTCAAAAATATAATTTAAACTACTCAGCATTACAAGGATTCCAAAAATCAAAAGCTTCTTCCAATCTGAAAACGGATATTTAATGGAATTTTTTACTATTTCCCCAACCTTCATGAGCATTACACCTGTAAACAATTGAAATCAATATTATATTAACATAACAAAATAATATTTAATACTTTCTATTTTATTTCTATATAACCCGGTAAGAGCATCAGTAGAACTATTTTTAGGATGTTCTTTAAAAATAAAAGGATATTCCTAATTCTTTCAAAATATTTCCTTCATCAATCATGTTTAAAAAGATTTTAAATCCAATAAAACTCGTTGAATGTTTAATTCAATCAATTCCAAAAGTTTTGAAAAAAATAAAAGCAGTACTTAGGTATGAAAGTTCATTTCAATATTAAAAAAAGTGAGGTTAAAAAATTCCAAATTGAGAAGTTCAAACTAAATTCGATAACAAAAATCAGGAAAGTAGTTCATGGAATGATCTCTCATGGAATGATCTCAAGGTAATGAGCCTCATTTGCACCAGCATTAAACTCTATACTTGTAACACCATCCATTATATCTTCAAATATCTGCCATAATGTGTCATCATCTGCGTAGATGCAGAAAACATTTTTATCTTTAAGTGTAACCTTCTCAACACCTTCATAATCATTTTTAAGGTCTTGGTATATTTCATCAGCAGTGACATTACTATCTGTTTCAGCTTCTTTTCTAACAGTTTGGTTATTAATATCCATGAATAGTCCTCCGTATCAAATTTCACCAACGAACCCAATGAATGAGTTCAATGAATCAATTTTAGTAAGTAGAGTTTATGTTGGTTAAAATAGGTTATTTCATCATTTATGAATTATTTGTTATGAATTATTTTATTTTTAAAACACTGTTAAAAAAATAGTGAAATTAATGGTTTAATTATTTTTTTAAATTAGGGTTTATTCCCTGGTATTCATTGCTCTTTTACTGATCTCGGGTTTTATTCTTCGATCTTTTCTATGTACATAAGGGGATAGTTAAGCTCTTCAACATACCTCAACCTCACAGTTACCCTTTTACCACCATAGACTGATGAAACCTTAACATCCAACATTTCACCTGTGAGGGAGATGTAATCATATTCATTTTCAACGGCGTGGAGTGTGTTCCTGTCTATGGTAACCTCCAGTTTTTCTATACATGGCTGGAGTTCCATTGCACCCTTTATGGATCTTTCAAGGGATTCAGCACTTTTGATACTGACTGGGGTTCCAACGAACTGATGAAAAAGTGCACCCATGGTTATTGCACCTTCAAATATTGCCCTTTCCCTTTCTGAAATATTACTGAAGTACTCTGAATCCACATCCACTTTATCCACAGTTTCTGTATTCAAATTCTTTGTATCCAAATTCTCTGAGTTCTCTTTCATTCAAACACCTGATAATATGACATTTAATATGGGATGTATAGTTGGATACACCCAAAAAACGTTAAAACTGAAATCTAAACACCTAATAAACTGTTCATCCATGACAATCCTGATCCAACAGCATCTGGAAGGGGTTGATAGAAGTATCCTACCACAAGGAGCAATGTGAATAGAACTGTTGCTGCAAATATCAGGATCTTATCCTCTTTAACAGGATATAAATAGCTCAGTATCGTTCCAACCGCAAAAAAACCAGCCATTATAATGAATGCATATTCAGGGTTGTTCGGGGGTTTTTTCTCGGTCTTCTCCTGTATTGGATATATCTTACCCTGTTTCGCCTCTATCACCAGCCTTTGAGCTGATGATCCCAGGGGATAACATGTTATAAGGAACAGCACTTTTCCCTGTTCCACGGATAATCTGTAGGAAGCTGGAACTATTGTTGAGTTGATAACAGTGTACTCCACGTTACCTATCCCCGGCCATTCAAGGGTTATGTTGTCTCCTGCCTTAAGCTCGTTGAGCCTGAGAAACGGGGACCCATGAAGGGTCCTGTGACCAAAAAGAACAACCGTTCCATAGCCTGGTTTGGAAGATGCAGGTTCATGGTAAACACCATAATTAATGGATTTATTGTTTATGGCCTGATCAACACCTATTTTAGATATTTCAAGGTAAGGAGTGTCTGAGATGTTCTTGGTTACCTCCTGGGCAGATGCATAGTAATTAACTTCCACGATGCAGTAGAATGAAATTATGAGCAGACCCAGCACCACGAAGATGGTTGAAATTTTCATGGTTATTAATATGAAACTCATCTTTAAGAACCCTTTGATCCTTCATGAAAATGGGCTCATGAACCTTGCAAAAATTTGGGAAACAGTGATCAACAAAGATTTCGGTTTTAATTTCAATTTATAGATTATAGGTAGGTTATGGAACAAATTAAGTATAGATTATAGGATAAAAACTTGAAAAAAAGTATATCAAAAATAATTTTTTTAAAATTTGAGTTTATAGAGGGATTTATTTAAAAAAAAGGGTTTGAAAGATTAAAAAAAATATCCGTACTGACTGTTAATGTTAACAGCCAGTTTTAGGCCCTTCTTCAATTGTAGATGGTTTTGAGTTCACTGATCATCCATGTTGGAGCTGATTGTGTTGGAACAGTGAGCATTGCACTATCCATGTTCTGTATTAAGAACGGAGCATCATCCCTTGGAACCTCCAAGAGTATCATGTACTGAGCATCAAGCTCTCCCAGGTTTGACACCCTTTCAAAGTCAGCAAGTCTCCATCCATAGGAAGTTAGGAGTGAACTAACCTGACCTTGGTTCCATGTTCTAGATGCTGCAGCCTTTAAAAGCTCTTCAACATTGGTTACCTGAACAGATTTGGAGTATCCAGATCCTGATCCAGCTGAAGAACCATATGCGGATCCTGATCCTGAAGTGGAGTTAGTGTTCGCAGATGCAGATGCTGCCATTGATGCTGCATATTTTGCCTGTAACTGTGCCTGTGTTAAGTTGGCATCTATAGTTCCACTATCCGTTGCCCTTAAAATTGCCAGGACTGTTGCTCCACTGATGTTAGGAGTTGTACTCGTATTGGTAGTATTTCCACCACTTGAAGCATTGGTTCTAAGGTACACATCAACTGTGTTTCCCACAGTGACCAATCCCCCAGCAGCCTGGAGTCTGGATACCAGTATTGGAACTGCAACAGTGTCTGGTGTTTCAACATCCATGTTGGACAGAACACTTGCATCGGCGCTGTTAACAATTTGCTGGGCCGCATCAACCTTCATCATCAAATCCTTTTGATTGTCAGAACTTTGATTTCCAGTATCATAGGTTATCATCACCCTCTTGTAGGTGTCCTTCTTGTTGTTGATCTGCTGGGTTTGATACGTTCTCCATGACGTTGTTGCAGGTCCAAGAACATCCACTGCCAGTACCTGATCCGGAGTAACACCACTATCGATCTCAGCTAGTAGTATTTGTTTCTTTGGATCAGATGCTAAACCTCCTTTGAAATAGGAATTAATCTCATTGTACTTCTGCATTTTGGCATCGTTAAGTGTATCTTGATACGGTGCATAGAACAGGAAGTAGTAACCTACTACAGCAATAACTATGAGTATAACACCAAAGACAGCCGCACCAACCAATGTTTTCTGGTCATCATCGGGAAGTTTCTTTCCAAAGCCACCACCCCCACCTAAACCTCCTAAACCTTTAGCTTTTTTCTCAGGAGGTCTCAACCTAGGTTTAGAGTCCAGAGGCTTCGTTTTAGGTCTGGGCATGGGTTTGGGTATTTTTTTGTTGTTAGAAGATTTTTCACCCAAATCACCTGTTTCCTTACCTTTTCCATTGTTCCCTGATACTTTACCCACCATGTCCTTGAGTCGTCCCCCCATGTCTGACTCGGACTTTTTTCCATTTTTACGGAGATCAGGGGCTTCTTTTTTATCTTTATCCTTTTTTCCTAGTATTTTATCTAACATTTTGGACCACTTCTACGAAGATTGGCGTATAAATCCATAAACGGCACTGTTAATAAATATGCTACTGCAACGATGAATAAAAGTTTTGCAGGAATATACGCGATTATGGAAAGAATATTTTGGGGCATACATGTTGAAATTATCAAGATGCTACCTAATGCAACAACCAGTGTACCTTTAAATTTTGGATACTCAACTGTACTTATCATGAACACAGATACCACCATCATCATGACCAGTGCCAAGTCCATCTGGAAGATTCCTGAGATATAAAATGATCCAAGAATTAGTGCTGTCGATGGTATAGGTAGGCCAACGAATTTATCCCCACTTGAATCTGTAGTTAAATCTGCAAGTACATTGAACCTTGCAAGTCTTAATATCCCACATATAACTATTAGGAGAGCTACTAGTATATTAATGTATGGTACCGAATATGTTACGCATGCCGAATACAAAAGCATTCCGGGTGCAACACCAAAGGATATTACATCTGCCAGTGAGTCAATATTTTTTCCAAACCCAAACTCATCAACCCTTTTTGTATGCCTGGCAACCCAACCATCTAAAGAGTCAAATATTACTGCAATGAGCATAAACTTTGCCGCAAGAACTAGATTCCCAGTCATAATCATTATAATGGATAAAAATCCAAAAGAAGCATTTCCAAGAGAAACCAAATCTGCATAAGAAATAAAATCTTTCATATTCATAATTAAACTCCTTTAAAGTCCTTTTTATGGTTTATATTCTCTTTTAATTCATTTCAGGAGTTATTTTTTCTGGTTTTTCATTTAATTCCATCATGACCTTTTCAACGAGTTCCGCCATGATGGTTTCTCCAGCCTTGGGTTTCTGACCTTCAGCCACCCTAACCTCAAATTTTTCATGGGGCACTATGAGGTCTACCCTGGAACCAAATCTTATCATGCCCAGTTTGTCTCCTATTTCAAGTTTATCGCCCACTTGAACATACTGAACTATTCTTCGGGCTATAAAACCTGCTATCTGGATTACTCCCACTTTCCCATAATCTGAATCTATTACTATTAAGTTTTTTTCGTTTTCCTTTTCAACGTTCTTCCATGCCATCTTAAATTTTCCAGGGCAGTACTTGGTTTTTACAACTTCACCTGAAATTGGTGCCCGCTGTACATGAACATCAAAGGGGGACATGAATGTACTTATACGAATTCCCCTCTCCCCTTCATCTAAAAGATGTTCCATGAGAGGATAATCACAACCAACCACTTCTACCTTATCTATGCGTCCTGTTAATATCCTTCCATCTGCAGGTGCAACAACAACACCCTCATCAGAAGGTATTTTTCTCTTTGGATCTCTGAAAAACTGCATTAAAAATGCTATGGCTGAAAACAAGATGAAAGTCACAATAACGTAGCCAAATAAGAAGGGTAAAACTGCTATTGTTAATAATATTCCCACTTTTTTATAGGTTCCTTTCACAAACATTGTAACCACTGATTAATCAAAAAATTGATTATCAAATTATTATTAAACTATTTTATTCTCTATTTTATTCTACTGAACTACTATTTTTACTCAATTATTCTGTACTACTCCTTTCTGGATCCATTCTAAAGCCTGAAATGTAGCTGAGTTTAGTTAATTGAATATAAATATAAATAGTTGCACTTGGTATGTAACAACCTACATAAAACATGTGTCATTACAAACATTTCAATATTTCAAGGGTCCAAACAGAGAATCTGGTAAATATATTCATTTATGAAAGAAAATAATCCCATGATAAACACCCATTGTGTGAAAAAAATTTCAGAGAATACCATTTAATATTACGATTTAGTTATTTAATAAACTTTTAAATAGTGCTCCACTTATAAATTAAAACCATTGAAATGATTTTTGAATTAACAGATCTCTTGATATAATATATATTGTTTTATCATCATGTAAGTTCAAGTAAGGTAATATTCTAATTATATTTATATTTCATAACAGTTTATTTAATAAACCAGTACAGTAAATTAATCACAGAAACTTATATGATATGATATATGTGATGGAACTTGAAACTCAAGTTCATTCAAAAACTGTGGTTTTACTACATCATTCATAAATTAACATAAGCATCCTAATTCATAAATAGTATAATATTAATTAAGAAATATTTTGTTTGAATGAATACTTAAATGAATAAATTTGTAAATTGAGTGTAGTAAAAAAATTATAGATCGTACAATTTGTAAGTGAATAATTTCTTAATTTCTAAGTAATATTCAAATAAACGTAAATCTGTACTGAAAATTATTACGCCATGAAGAAGTGGTATTGATGATAGAAAATAAGATTAAAACCTTGAGAAAAGCTGCAAAAGTTACTACAATGCAGGATTCTGATGAAATATGGTGCGTAATCGCAGGTAACGAAGAAATGGTTAATAACGTTGCATATGCAGCTATAACAGACAAAGAAAGGGTTAAAATCCTCTGCAGAGAACATATAACCACTAAAGAATCATTCGTAACAAAAAAATTCGACTTCATACTGATCTATGGAGACTTGAATAAAATAAGAGAACTAAGCTGGATTTGCAAAGAAAACGGTGGAGCTTACATTAAGATAGCACCTTACTACGCTATAAATGAATCTAACCTACTTTTAACAGTAGGACCTGAAAATTCCGTTAAGAAGTTCATGGGAGACTGTGAAAAGAACCGGGTCAAACTTTCATTTTTACTCGAAGATCAAACAACTGGTTTTATAGAAACTGATGTTTACATAACCAACATACTACCTACTTTTATCAGAAACACAATTGATCCTCTGTTTAAAATAGCAGATGTTGCTCTTTCAACTGTTCTGATATCAACCACTGACGATTACATTAAAAAAATCAAAGAAATTGCGAAGTTGAACAAGATCTTCGTAATAGAATTCGATAAATTTTTAGAGGAGGACTGAAATGTTCAATTTATTTGGAAAAAAGGAAGAAAGTGGAGAAGTAAAGAAAAAAGCATTGACAAGCACTTTGGGGATCGATTTAGGAACCCTGAACACTGTTGTTGCAAAACCATCTGGAGATAAATTCGATTTATACAAAATACCCTCAGTGGTAGCTGTTAAAAAAGAAGAGCCAACTTACGTGCTTGCAGTTGGTGAAGAAGCTAAAGCCATGCTCGGAAGAACACCCGAAGATATCATAGCTGTAAGGCCACTGCGAAAGGGAGTTATAGAAAGCATAGCCCAGGCAGAAGCTCTTCTTGTTTACGCAATGGACAAGGGCTCTGGAGAGTCCATGGACTCAATAGACAGGATCGTTGTTGGAATTCCTGGAGATGCATCTGAAGTTGAAAAACGTGCAGTTGAGGACATAGGTAAAAAAGCAGGTGCAAACTACGTTCTTGTAATAAGTGAAGGACTTTCAGCAGCAATAGGTGCAGGCCTTCCAATTGCAGAGGCAGCAGGTACCATGGTCATAGACCTTGGAGCAGGTTCCAGTGACATCGTTGTAATTTCCCTGGGTGGAATCACAGACATTGAAACCATAAGAAACGGTGGAG comes from the Methanobacterium aggregans genome and includes:
- a CDS encoding 2-oxoacid:acceptor oxidoreductase subunit alpha, whose protein sequence is MKTDQFFIQGNEACARGAIKAGCRFFAGYPITPSTEIAEDMAVFLPREGGSFIQMEDEISALGAVIGAVWGGMKAMTATSGPGFSLMMEHMGYAAMTETPIVIVNMQRGSPSTGQPTMASQSDMMQARWGSHGDYEVITLSPSSVQECFDFTVEAFNLAEKYRVPVMVMSDEIVGHMREKITIPEHVDITPRKMPEESPENFLPYRADPTGTSRMPAFGDGYKMHITGLTHDERGYPDASNPKTHSKLVTRLCDKILKNRDEITRIKTTFTDDAEVVVVSYGAPSRSVLTAVKNAREEGIKAGFVKLETVWPFPEEKLIQAVSNAKKILVVEMNLGQVFYEVQRVLRDKEVELLPKIGGEMHLPEEILEKIRSD
- a CDS encoding 4Fe-4S dicluster domain-containing protein; its protein translation is MITVNENLCKGCNICTEFCPRKVYEQSKTPNKKGVRLPVPVHGERCTRCGTCTLMCPDQAIRVDEEDED
- a CDS encoding DUF4013 domain-containing protein, translated to MKVGEIVKNSIKYPFSDWKKLLIFGILVMLSSLNYIFESMGVLQSAGITLILLAISGLFGLIFGLFVYGYKIRILKYSLAGFEELPDFNNGFDLFVDGIKIFVVVIGYILPFFLIMIVGGLGLGLTAGIMGNSVVILLGILILIAIFYLIVMLPVFLMALANMAFYDDLGAAFEVREIFKKISNIGWGNLVKLYISAIIIGLIVIIIGAFIVALFSLASLKIVGVLLIQLLIVPYIEIYIYRSAALFYLSESNGYLVCEKCGGYYQLQPGESPEDFSDKCECGGTLKFSEVLSLDEESESEAGSRSGIN
- a CDS encoding dihydroneopterin aldolase family protein, which produces MDVDSEYFSNISERERAIFEGAITMGALFHQFVGTPVSIKSAESLERSIKGAMELQPCIEKLEVTIDRNTLHAVENEYDYISLTGEMLDVKVSSVYGGKRVTVRLRYVEELNYPLMYIEKIEE
- a CDS encoding class E sortase is translated as MSFILITMKISTIFVVLGLLIISFYCIVEVNYYASAQEVTKNISDTPYLEISKIGVDQAINNKSINYGVYHEPASSKPGYGTVVLFGHRTLHGSPFLRLNELKAGDNITLEWPGIGNVEYTVINSTIVPASYRLSVEQGKVLFLITCYPLGSSAQRLVIEAKQGKIYPIQEKTEKKPPNNPEYAFIIMAGFFAVGTILSYLYPVKEDKILIFAATVLFTLLLVVGYFYQPLPDAVGSGLSWMNSLLGV
- a CDS encoding DUF515 domain-containing protein, encoding MLDKILGKKDKDKKEAPDLRKNGKKSESDMGGRLKDMVGKVSGNNGKGKETGDLGEKSSNNKKIPKPMPRPKTKPLDSKPRLRPPEKKAKGLGGLGGGGGFGKKLPDDDQKTLVGAAVFGVILIVIAVVGYYFLFYAPYQDTLNDAKMQKYNEINSYFKGGLASDPKKQILLAEIDSGVTPDQVLAVDVLGPATTSWRTYQTQQINNKKDTYKRVMITYDTGNQSSDNQKDLMMKVDAAQQIVNSADASVLSNMDVETPDTVAVPILVSRLQAAGGLVTVGNTVDVYLRTNASSGGNTTNTSTTPNISGATVLAILRATDSGTIDANLTQAQLQAKYAASMAASASANTNSTSGSGSAYGSSAGSGSGYSKSVQVTNVEELLKAAASRTWNQGQVSSLLTSYGWRLADFERVSNLGELDAQYMILLEVPRDDAPFLIQNMDSAMLTVPTQSAPTWMISELKTIYN
- a CDS encoding archaetidylserine synthase, with amino-acid sequence MNMKDFISYADLVSLGNASFGFLSIIMIMTGNLVLAAKFMLIAVIFDSLDGWVARHTKRVDEFGFGKNIDSLADVISFGVAPGMLLYSACVTYSVPYINILVALLIVICGILRLARFNVLADLTTDSSGDKFVGLPIPSTALILGSFYISGIFQMDLALVMMMVVSVFMISTVEYPKFKGTLVVALGSILIISTCMPQNILSIIAYIPAKLLFIVAVAYLLTVPFMDLYANLRRSGPKC
- a CDS encoding archaetidylserine decarboxylase, with the translated sequence MFVKGTYKKVGILLTIAVLPFLFGYVIVTFILFSAIAFLMQFFRDPKRKIPSDEGVVVAPADGRILTGRIDKVEVVGCDYPLMEHLLDEGERGIRISTFMSPFDVHVQRAPISGEVVKTKYCPGKFKMAWKNVEKENEKNLIVIDSDYGKVGVIQIAGFIARRIVQYVQVGDKLEIGDKLGMIRFGSRVDLIVPHEKFEVRVAEGQKPKAGETIMAELVEKVMMELNEKPEKITPEMN
- a CDS encoding rod shape-determining protein; amino-acid sequence: MFNLFGKKEESGEVKKKALTSTLGIDLGTLNTVVAKPSGDKFDLYKIPSVVAVKKEEPTYVLAVGEEAKAMLGRTPEDIIAVRPLRKGVIESIAQAEALLVYAMDKGSGESMDSIDRIVVGIPGDASEVEKRAVEDIGKKAGANYVLVISEGLSAAIGAGLPIAEAAGTMVIDLGAGSSDIVVISLGGITDIETIRNGGDDIDNNIVDRVKDLYNVEIGIHEAENAKIQVGMVHSSADMENTTTSAIGKCMETNKPKKVEIDSKLVADAAEPIVVNLIQALALVLERMSPELISGVYNKTVVVGGTSQLRGLKDRIYEEVGVPVEISDDPMTVVAKGAAIVAAEPRALEPEVRLKAMK